Genomic segment of Sarcophilus harrisii chromosome 4, mSarHar1.11, whole genome shotgun sequence:
CCCCGCCCAAAGaggcccctttccctccccttctctcgaGTTAGACTGGGCTGACATCAGAGGGTGTTCCCCTGGAAAAGAAATTCTGAGTTACCCGGCCCAAGGCCCAGCTCCAGGCAGCCCCTAGCTAGCTCCCGGTCCCTGTTCCCCACCCCAGTCTGCTCAagttcccagatctatatattaGTTTGCTGAGACTAGCGGCCTTAGCCTGAGCCCCCCAAACTCCGGGCTCAACTAAACCAAATTCCCTGTTCTCAGACCCACTAAGGCAGCTCCAGATCCCCCACTTTCAAAGAGGAAACGGGGTGACGAGGGACAGAGGAACGAGGAGTCCGGGAACCTGCGAGGCAACGGATAGATAGTACAAGGGTCCAGGGCCGCTGAGACTGGGAAACTGATTACAATTTCCAGGCTTCCAGGGGGAGCTGTCCAGCGAGTCGGGGTGCCTCGCCTTGAAGGGGGTCAAAGTTTTGGCGGggcaggaagagaagaagaggccacggggtggggaggggaagctGACTCCCTCTCTAGCCGTCCGGTCCAGGGCGTCCCCCGCCCCCCACGTGTCCGCAGCTGCCCCAGCCCCTCGGAGGAAACGGCGCCGCTTCCTGCGGCTCGGGCCGGGGATATAGGCGTCCAGCTCCCCCCGCCCTGGTCCCGGCTCTGGGTCCGCCAGCTGCCTCCCTGCTTCGGCTGCACCATGGCCTCAATCAGGACCGGCCGCTCTGCTTCTCATCTCCCTGCGACCCCAGCCAAACTTCGAAGCCCCTTCTGGCTCCTCCTCCTGCTCTATTGTGAGTGAGATGCTTCTCGGGACCAGGGGAAAGGGAGCCAGAAAGAAAGGCTAGGGAGAGAGGCAGGGGGAAGGACGGGTGTGAGGGACCGGGATGGGGGAGATAGCACAACTGAGGGAGAAATGACTCTGGGTTTGGAGAACCATGTGTCTTGAATCCCTCCATCCAAGCCCCTCTCGAGCAAAGTCCAAGCACGGTACTGAAAAGTATAAGCAAGATGTGAGGGCTGGGATGCCTAGCAAAGGATGAATTTTGTGGGGGAGAAGTGGAGGTTCAAGGAAGCCACTGTGGCCTGACTTTTCGATAGGGGCCTGTCCCAACCGATTCTTTCCTGGAGCTTGGAGAAACCATGAAAAAATCAGTACTCTCCCCTACCCTAGTAAACTAGTCCCAAGCCAGATTAACGTAGTCTTTCCAGAAGCTAAATAATGATAGCTTACATTTCTATAACAGTTTGCAGAGTACTTGCTTTGAAGCAGCCCTTTTCAGGAAGGTAGTTTAATATTGCCCCCattttctggagaaaaaaaaaggggggggtgtaAATGGAGGCTTTGAGAGTTTCAGTAACTTGGCCATTGCCAATTAAGTGTTTGACCTAAGTATCCATATTCTCCTTACTGTGGAACTTCAACTTCTGAAGTCAAGTCTACATCATATCACCTTTACTAACCATGCAACCTTGtcatcctttctcctttcccttcactCATTAATCCTTGTCCCCACCCTTTCTGCAGTCTCCTTGCGGGACTTAACTGAGGTTGCTCCCCATGGTTTGCTCTCTCACTTCAGTTCATAGCTTCCTCTTCCCCCAGCTACTCTAAATACCCAAGGCTCTGATGCTCAGACAGTTCCTGATGTCAACAACATGGAAACCTCTAACTGGCAGAACGGTGAGTTGTCCAATGACTAAAGAAAAGTAGCATTACAGTAAAGAGATCAATCCCAATCTATGCTTTCTGGGGGTATTCCTTTTAGACTCTaaattgttctctctttctaactGCCCCCTGTTCCCTTCCCCAGTAAACATAATTATTGCTCTTCtacttcatttccctttttctctgtgctttttgttattttaagcTTTCTATCTTCCCAGCCAGAATTGACTTAAGGAGTTCCTAAATTGACTTAAGGATTTTGAAAGTATCCTGGGCTTCCATAGCATTTTAGTGtttgaaaagaaggagaagagataaCCTTGGTGGGGAAAATGTTCATGCTTGCAAGAAAGGAAAGGCACAAGGGTACACAGGTGTAAGGGACCTTTTGCATTTGTGCTTATAGAGGTGACCTCAGAGCAGTCATATGCAGTAACAGCCAGACAGTGCTGGGTTTTCTATGAGGAATACATGGGAAACATCAGCAGAGAGGACTGGTGTGAATGGGACATGATCAGCAGGTAGGAGGCGGAGGCTGGGCTGGGAACTAGGCCATGGGCCTGGGTTAATGGACCAGAACCTAAGGGGTGGGACCTACTCCTAAGGGCTGAAAATTATTGTCTTAAGGAATATAAATGAGGGCAGGGCCCTGGGTTTGGGGTGGGACTGTGGCACAGGAGATGGCCTTTCCCCAACCCTTcctctttctgattctttttttattaaccCATTTCCCACCCCTACAGGCCATACAGCAACTTACAACACTGCCTGGAGAAATTGGCAGAAATTTTCAAACAGGGTTTCCCCAATCCCTGGGCTGAGCAGATCATCTTCCAGAGCCACCAGATGTACTTTGCCAACTGCTCATTAGAGCGCCGGCCCCTCTTCTTTGACCCCCCAGAAGAGGTGCTGCTTGCACTGATCATTGCTCCCATCTGTCTCATCCCTTTCCTTGTCACTCTGGTGGTATGGCGGAGTAAGGACAGTGAGGTCCAAACATAAAATATCCCCATTCCTCATCAAAATATCTCTTCCAATTGACagttccttcccttccctgggACTCTATTCCATCACCCCCACTCCACCCTGCCCTCAACCACCCCCTGGGGAAGCTCAATCTGAACTTCTGGTGGGAATGGGAGCAGAAAGGGAAAGACAAGTGGGGAAATGGGCTCTAGAATTAccataataaataaatcaattgtTGGGGGGGTTTCCCTCTCGAAGTTCTCCATAAAGCTACGTGTCTTCTCTCTCAGAGTCTCGCTGGCATGGTCCCTGGGCTTGGGGTAGCAAGGATGAAAGGAACTAGACGACATCCACAGCTTTCTCAtaaaggttttcctgattctctccTCCATTCCTGCTCCTTCCTCTGAGGGTAGGGCCTTTCCTGACACTGCTCCTAACCCAGCTCCAGGAAACATTCAGGAAACAACTCCCATCCGCCCTGGATTGGGAGAtatggtggggagggggaagggagagtatAACATCCTTGCTTTCCTggtcttagtttcctttttaGGACCTAAAGAGCCAGCCATCCTGAGATGACTCCAAGGAGATTCATCCGAAGAGGTCTCAGGACAGAGGGAAGCATGTAACCGAGGCTCTCTCCCAGTTACACTGAACTCCCTCCTGGTCCCTGTTCTCCTGTCCCCCTCTAAGCTAGAGGTGTTGTCTACAATTCTGCACACCAAACTGCAGCCTGGCAACATGCTGCCCTCTGGTGTCCACATAAATCAAGGACACACAAAGGTGGAAGGGACCAATGAAATGGCCCAAAGATGGTAGATCAGACTCTCCTGTGCCTCGCTTGGTAGTTTTCTCAGAATGGAATTACTGACTTTTTATGACCTGGCATCCGTCCCACGAAGACACCTGCCCACTTCTTTGGACATGGGGCCTCCTTCAGGTATACATCTGACCTTGGACACTCCTATTTGACACCCTGGGAGTCATCCAGTCCCTTCAAAATACACACTTTTCCTCTTTATGAGCAATATCTGTGTGCCCCAGGTATATTCCCTGGGACACACCTATTTGTACTATAGGGCATACCTGTCCTTCCCATATTTGTCTTTGTTCTCATGGATATATATCTCCTAAGACACACCCTTTCTTTTCCATAAACATGCCTTTCTGATATTTGAGATACATTAGACTCTTTCAaacattctcctttcttcttcattaacATACATGTATTCAACAGGTTCATGGTCTCACTCAAATAATCCTTAAGAGTTATGAGGTGgaatcttaccaaaaaaaaaaaagactcctggTAAGAAGAAAGCAGTGGCCCAGGCTTCAAGACGCCTGGGGAAGGAAACAGAGCACACTCTCCCCTCTTAGTCTCTTTGCCAATCAGTGctcaagggaaaaaacacaaagataCAAGCACTGGAGACATCCCAGGGACCTTTTAGACAATGCAGCCTTTCCCGAGCTCTAGAGGCTTACCtaaatttgactttttctttgcAAACCATACATGCAGCAGAGATGCACCCAAACAAGATTGAGGGCAGGGCAGCCCAGTTatctgcaagtaatccaatattcctttttaaatttcctctataCACTATTGCTAGGGCAGCActattactttcaatttcatctaCCCTCTTGGACTTCTTGGTTACTAGAGGTAGCTTGGTGGCTCAGTGTAtaaagtgctgagcctggaatgAGGAAAACCTGAGGTTAATACCGCctatttatgtgaccctgagaaaatcacttaactgctgcctgaactcaatttccttaactgtagaATAGGGACAAGTAATTGGATTATGATGGAaaacaaggttgttgtgaggatagaatgaaataatatttgtaaagagttttgcaaaccttaaagagctatataagtGCTTGCTATTATTAGTACAGTACTGGAAATGTCTGTGATTCAAAATCCCACCTCTTTTACCTTCTTCATAAAAGATATGTTTGGTCTCCTCTGGATGGGGGAAgagtggagtgtgtgtgtgtgtggggggggggggggggggaactagtTCACACTAACAAGGACATGAACATCCTTTATCTCTATTTAGTTGCCACATTATATCTATCTGTTGTCAATGGGCTATCTTTTCTCATAttactctgtctctatttttcatGTCTCAGTGTTccataatctctttttcttcttcccagaaaGGCTGGCTGGTTGGTTAGTCATCATGCTCAGTCCCATTATTCCCTCAGCTCCTTTTTGTACTTTTAGTACCAGGAGGTGGTACTTTGGGATCTGACCTTTTTTGCTTATATCTTTCCCACCCGTGTACAGGCTTGACTTTTAAGAGTCTTACTTGCCAAGGGTTTCTCCTACTCCTTAGAAACAAGGTTCCTTGAATTGCTGTGTACTCTTAGTGAGAAGGCTGTTGTTAGTTGGCCCTTCCCCAATCCAGTCCAgtccaattcaatccaacaaactttttttaaaaagatttttaaggatacattttgtttttgcagcaatttcatttccaaatatatccctttcccctcccagcAACTCATCACAAGGAAtcttttattaaagagaaaaagaaaaaaaaattagtgaaataaacTAAACAACATATCAACAGAACCTGACATTATATGCAGTGTTCCAAATACATCATCTCTCATCTTTGCAAAGAAGTAGAGAAGGTAGATTTTCACATCTTTTCTCCAATGCCAGCCACATTTCGTTAGTAAAATCTTGCAATGTCAAATTTTTTTggatttatatagttttattctttccatttccattggtGTTGCTGGGGTTCTGCTAATGTCATTCTTTTCAAAGATCTcttcatgcttctctgaattcttcatcttCTCAAAACAATGTAATATTCTGTCATCTTCTCAtgacataatattttattatattcatagacCATCCTTTGTTTAGACATTCCCAATGAATGGATATCTACATTGTTTCCAGTTCTCTGCTAAAACAAAAATCCTTCTATGAAAATATGGTTATATATGAAACTTCTCTATTTTagacttgagggcagggacataTGTCAGCAGTGGGATCtctgcatcaaaggatatgaacattgtGGTCAATTTTAACAtaattctaaattcctttccagaaaGAATTCAtcactccatcaacaatataccTCTTTTTCTGACATCTCTTCAGAATTGTTTCcatctttttcacctttttaataaAGAGTATGAATGAAACCTTCCGAAAGTTTTGATTACAATTCTCTTAAATGATTTAGGGCTATCTTTCATATGATTACTAatattttgcaattcttcttatgagaattgtttgttcatatccttttgacaaTTTATCCACTGGAATCAGGATTACGGTTTTAGATCTGGAAAACAATCTTAGAGAATATTAAGTacagtttgacaaaaattgctgggaaaattggaaactaatatggcaaaaactaggcattgatccacacttaacactgtacaccaagataaggtcaaaatgggttcatgacctaggcataaagaatgagattataaataaattagaggaacacaggatagtttacctctcagacctgtggaaggggaaggaatttatgaccaaagaagaactagagatcattactaatcacaaaatagaaaatttcgactatatcaaactgaaaagtttttgtacaaacaaaactaatgcagacaagattagaagggaagcaataaactgggaaaacatttttacagtcaaaggttctgataaaggcctcatttccaaaatatatagagaattgactctaatttataaaaacaagccattctccaattgataaatggtcaaaggatatgaacagacaattctcagatgaagaaattgaaactatttctaaccatatgaaaagatgctccaagtcattattaattagagaaatgaaaattaagacaactttgagatcccactacacacctgtcagattggctagaataacagggaaagataatgcggaatgttggaggggatgtgggaaaacagggacactgatacattgttgatggaactgtgaatacatccaaccattctggagagcaatttggaactatgctcaaaaagttatcaaactgtgcataccctttgatccagcagtgttactactgggcttatatcccaaagagatactaaagaagagaaagagacctgtatgtgcacgaatgtttgtggcagccctttttgtagtggctaaaaactggaaactgagtggatgcccatcagttggagaatggctgaatatattgtggtatatgaatattatggaatattattgttctgttagaaatgaccaacaggatgatttcagaaaggcctggagagacttacacgaactgatgctgagtgaaatgagcagggccaagagatcattatatacttcaacaacaatactatatgatgaccagttctgatggacctggccatcctcagcaatgaaatcaaccaaatcatttccaatggagcagtaatgaactgaaccagctacgcctagcgaaaaaactctgggagatgactaaaaaccattacattaaattcccaatccctatatttttgcccacttgcattttttatttccttcacaagctaactatacaatatttcagagtctgattctttttgtacagcaaaataacggtttggtcatgaatacttattgtgtatctaatttatattttaatatatttaacatctactggtcatcctgccatctgggggagggggtgggtggtaagaggggaaaaattggaacaagaggtttggcaattgtcaatgctgtaaagttacccatacatataacctgtaaataaaaggctattaaattaaaaaaaaaaaagagagagagaatattaagTACAAacctattattttatagatgaggaaagtaggTGCCAGAAATGTAAAGTAACTTTGCCCAAGGTAAGTGGCATGGTCAGGATTCAAACAGAAATGCAATTCCTCTTAATCCAAATCCTGTGACATTTGCACTGTACTATGTTGTCTGCATACTAGTGAATGCCTCTTAGTCTTATATATCTATTGTCTGCACATATTAGCTACTTTTCTACTTTATATGTTGAATATTAGACCCTTATAAGAGATATTTGAGGCAAAGTTTTTTCCCCAATTAGCCATATTTTATtctagttgcattgattttgttcatgcaaaagcttttcaaattcttttttaatgttttattatcatctccatcCTTTTTTGATTAAAAATCCTCCACTCTTCTGTCTCCTAGCCATTATTGTGAAGGTTTCTGATATCATCTCTTCTAAATTTGTTATATGATATTTAATATCAGGCCACATATCTTTTTTGAGTTTATTGTGGTTTCTTCTTTGAGTGTGGTTAAACTTCTTTCTAATTTCCCTGGAAGTTCTTATCAAATATGGAACTCTTTTCCAAGTTATTTATGTTCTAGATTTATTGAACAAACTAAATTATagagttgatttttttctgtctcttttaaaataaaatttacattcctaTTTTCTAATCAGTACCAACTAATtgtgatgattactgctttgtaaaaTGTAATTTCAGTTCTGGAAATCCTATTCGCCTTTCATTACAATTTTATcactttctataggaagtctttcttgattccctcAACTCAAGAGTCTGACTTTCctaaattttattgtttaatcTGCTCagtcagtcatgtccaactctgttgAACACCATTTATGGTTTCCTTGGCACAGTTACCAGAGTGccttaccattttcttctccagttgaTTTTACAGACGAGAAAACTTAAGTAAagagggttcagtgacttgcctaggtcaaATAGCTttgtgtccgaggccagatttaaactcaggaaggtgagttttcctgactccagacattctatccactgggccagcTAGCTACCTGTATTTATTCTGAATAAATTTATTCTATGATGTACAGGTCTTATACAATGTTTCTTCATAATGTTTTTGCCACTTACTGCTTGTGTCTCCTTGGGTAAATTGCTTTACCTCTAtgggtctcattttctttataaaataagattatttgaCTTGATAACTTCCAGTGACTTCTGAGGTAACTCCCAGTGTTAAGTCGATGATCCTATAATTTCAAAGGAtaagtggaagaacaaaagatccaaaaatctgaaaagaagaattacaaactatcagaagctccttgagagcttaaatagtttcatttttttaaaattcacattccCAGCACTGTGTTGGCACAGGAGAAGCTCTTAAATGCCTGTTGGATTGATTTGACTGattgattttttcattattctctaTCATTTtggatcttttgttcttccaaacaAACTCTGTTGTATTTTGGCTAGCTCTGTGAAGCTCCACCTTCgtggtttgattggtatagtattaAATTTGTAAATTCATTAGGTAGTATGGTCATACCTAACCAAGGCAATGAGTATTCTTCTAGTTATTTaagtcattctttatttcttttcatttttttttaactgaggcaattggggttaagtgacttccccagggtcacacagccaggagatgttaagtgtctgaggccagatttgaactcaggtcctcctgacttcagggctggtgctctatccactgagccaactAGTTGCTcccattctttatttcttaaagacTATTtccaacaaataattattaagcatctactaaatACTAGGCCCAAGTCTGAGTTATGGGAatccaaaagcaaaaacaaaatattcctttAACTTTAAGAGTCTACTGGCAGGGTGctaggtggcccaatggatagagcaccatccctgaagtcaggaggacctgagttcaaatcttatctcagtgTGAAGACTACTAATCTATGACAACAATAATATTGGCTGACATTTAAGTAGCACTTTCTATGTACTAGGCATTGtcctaagcattttataattatcttatttgatccttacaaccaccTAGGAGGTTAGTGCTaatgttatccccattttccagatgggggaaactgaggcaaatggaggtcagatgacttgcccaggatcacacaggtagtaaggcCATCCTGCATTCATCCTATGTACCCAAGTAACAAATCTAGAAAGGAAGGTTATGACTTATATATGTTAAGCttagtttatatttttcctaGAAATAATAGGAGCAACAAGTCTAGAAAAGAAGCTTATGGCTTAAGTATGCTAAACTCAGTTTATAAAAA
This window contains:
- the RAMP2 gene encoding receptor activity-modifying protein 2; this encodes MASIRTGRSASHLPATPAKLRSPFWLLLLLYSTLNTQGSDAQTVPDVNNMETSNWQNEVTSEQSYAVTARQCWVFYEEYMGNISREDWCEWDMISRPYSNLQHCLEKLAEIFKQGFPNPWAEQIIFQSHQMYFANCSLERRPLFFDPPEEVLLALIIAPICLIPFLVTLVVWRSKDSEVQT